Within the Gammaproteobacteria bacterium genome, the region AACCGCAACGCGAAGCAGTCGGCCGGCGAGGTGCGAGGCTTGCGGCTGCGGCTCAAGGAGCTCGACGGCGAGATAGCGCGCGTCGTGGACGCCATCACCCAAGCCGGCATGTCGGATGCGCTCAAGCGCAAGCTGGCGACGCTCGAGCGCGAGCAAGCGAACGCCAAGAAGCGGCTCGCCGAGCACGTGACGCGCAGCGCGAAGCTGCCGGACATTCTGCCGCAGCTCGGCGAGAAGTGGCGCGCGTTCGTTGCCGACCTGCAACACGCGCAAGGTGATATCGAGCCGGCGCGAAAGGCGTTGAAAGAGCTTTTGGGGCCCGTAATCGTCACCGAAGAAAACGGTAAGGTTTTCGCGACGATGCGGCTAGGTCCTGAGTATGTAAACGCCCTATTTCATGGTGCCGAGGAGAGGACTTGAACCTCCACGGGGTTTCCCCCACTGGCACCTGAAGCCAGCGCGTCTACCAGTTCCGCCACCTCGGCCGGGGGCAGGAAGGCGCAGAAATGTACTCACCCCGCCTCGGACCTGTCAAACGGCATTCGCCGGCCGGAAGCGGATTCGTTATAAGATTCTGTTCCAATGGATGACATGACCCACCCGATGCGCCGGATTCCGTCCTGATGGCGCGACGAGAGCGGCACGAGCGGGACGACCGCGAGCGCCGATACGAGCACCCGATTCCCAGCCGCGACGAGATTTGCTCGGCGATGGAGCAGGCGGAGGGGCCCATGACGCTCCAGGCGCTCGCTCGCCGCTTCGGGATCAAAGGAGACGCGCACAGCCGCGCGCTCGAGAACCGTCTGAAGGCGATGGTGCGCGACGGGCAGCTGATCCGTAACCGCGCCCGCGAGTTCTGCCTGACCCGCCGCCTCGACCTCGTGACGGGGGTCGTGCTCGCGCATCGGGACGGCTACGGATTCCTGCGGCCGGACGATGGCAGCGACGACGTGTATCTGCCGCCGCGGGACATGCGCGCGCTCTGGGACGGGGACCGGGTGGCCGTGCGCGTGAGCGAAGGCCGGCGCGGCCAGCGCGAGGGACGCGTCGTCGACGTGCTGGAGCGCGCGAAGACGACGCTGGTCGGGCACTTTCACACCGAGCGCGGCATCGACTACGTCCTCGAGGAAGGCGAGTCGCGAACCGAGGTGCTGATCGCGCGCGGCCAGCGCGGCGGCGCCCGGCCCGGCGATCTCGTGCACGTCGAGATCGTGCAGCATCCGACGGAGCACAGCCTCGCGATCGGTCGCGTGATCAAGGTCGTCGGGGGCCTCGACCAGCCCGGCATCGAGACGGAGGTCGCGATTCTCGCACACGGCATTCCGAGCGAATGGCCGGAGGCCGTGGTCGCTGCCGCGGAGGCGCTGCCGGATCACGTGCCGGCGCGCGCGAAGCGCGATCGCGAGGATCTGCGCTCCGTTCCGCTCGTGACGATCGACGGCGAGGACGCGAAGGACTTCGACGACGCGGTCTACTGCGAGCCGCACGGCGACGGCTGGAAGCTGCTCGTGGCGATCGCCGACGTGAGCCACTATGTGGAGCCGGGAACGGCGCTCGACCGCGAAGCGCAAGCGCGCGGCACCTCCGTCTATTTCCCGGATCGCGTCGTGCCGATGCTGCCCGAGGAGCTCTCGAACGGTCTTTGCTCGTTGAACCCGCACGTCGATCGACTGTGCTTCGCGTGCGAGATGATCGTGTCGTCGCAGGGGCAGGTGAAGCGGTCGCGGTTCTTCAGGGCGGTGATGCGCTCCGCGGCACGGCTGACGTACAAGGAGAGCGCGGCGCTCCTCGACGCCCCGAAGCCGCGCGGGCCTCACGCCAAGCTTCATCCCGGATTGCTGCATCTCCGCGACGTGTATCGAGCGTTCGCGCGCGCACGGCGAAGGCGGGGCTCCATCGATTTCGATCTGCCGGAGACCAAGATCGAGCTCGACGAGAACGGCAAGGTGCGGGCGATTCACCCGGTCGAGCGGCTCGAGACGCATCGGCTGATCGAGGAGTGCATGATCGCCGCGAACGTCGAGGCGGCGAAGCGCATTCGCAAGGCACACCTGCCGTCGCTCTATCGCGTGCACGAAGGCCCCGACGCGGAGAAGCTCGAGGAGCTCACGCTGTTCCTCGCGTCATTCGGGTTCAAGCTGCCGCCGCCCGGCAAGCTCACGCCGAAAGACATCGCGCGCGTCTTCGAGCACGTCGCGGGAAAGCCCGAGGCGGAGCTGGTCGAGACGGTCGTGCTCCGGTCGATGAAGCAGGCGCGCTACCAGCCCCGCAACGTCGGGCATTTCGGGCTCGGGCTCGGCGCCTACGCGCACTTCACGTCGCCGATTCGCCGCTATCCGGATCTGCTCGTGCATCGCGCGATCCGATGGTCGCTCGAGCACTCCTCGCCGAAGGGCTATCCGTACTCGCTGCCGGAGATGGAGCAGCTCGGCGAGCGCTGCTCGCGCGCCGAGCGACGTGCCGACGAGGCGGTCTGGGACGTCGAGGAGCAGCTCAAGTGCCTCTACATGAGCACGCGGGTCGGCGAGGACTTCCGCGTGATCGTGAGCGGGGTGGCGCCCTTCGGGCTGTTCGTCCGTGTGCCGGAGCTGAAGATCGACGGCCTCGTGCACGTCACGTCCCTGCCTCGCGACTACTATCATCGCGACCCCGCGGGCACGCGGCTGAGCGGGGAGCGCACCGGGGTCACGTACGGGCTCACCGATACGATGCACGTGCGTCTCGTGCGCGCGGACGTGGAGGAGCGCAAGATCGACTTCGTGCCGATCGAGCGCGCGGCTGCCGCGGAGGAGGCCGAGCCGGAGACGCGCCGCCGCCGCGCCGGGCTCCGGCGCCGTTCCCGCTAGGGCGGGGCGCCGGTGAGCACGCTCGTCTACGGATTGCACGCCGTTCGCGGCCTCCTCGCGAGCCGCCCCGAATCGATTCGCCGCGCGAAGGTCCAGAAGGGGGCGTCGACCGAGCGGCTCGGCGAGATCGAGGCGGCGCTCGAGTCCCTCGGGATCCAGGTCGAGCGCGTCGATCGCCGGGAGCTTGATCGATTGACCGGGGGCGGGACGCACCAGGGAGTGGTCGTCGAAGCGACGGCGGGCGGCGAGCTCCCGCTCGCGCAGTTCGAGGAGCTCGTCGTGACGCGCGGCAGCGCGTTGCGCGTGCTCGTGCTCGACGGGGTCGAAGATCCGCGCAACCTCGGCGCGTGCCTGCGGACCGCGGACGCGGCGGGAATCGACGCCGTCGTGGTGCCGCGGTCGCGCGCCGCGAAGCTCACGCCCGCGGCGGTGAAGGCGGCAACGGGCGCGGCGGAGACCGTGCCCGTGCTGCGCGCCCCGAATCTCGCGCGCGTCCTCCGCTGGATGAAAGCGGCCGGCGTGCGGCTCGTCGGCGCGGAGGCGGGCGGGCGGCCGCTGTTCGACACCGCGCTCGCGCCGCCGCTCGCGCTCGTGCTCGGCGGGGAGGGACGGGGGCTGCGGCCTCTCACGCGCGAGCTGTGCGACGAGCTCGTCGCGATCCCGATGCACGGCGCGGTCGAGAGCCTGAACGTTTCCGTCGCGGCCGCGGTGCTGATGTACGAGCTCGCGCGGCAGTCGCCGGTCGAGCGGCCGCGCCGCTGAGCGCGCGGAGCGTGCGTCACGAAAAAGGTGTCTGACACCTTTTCGGGGTCGGCGGCTCGTGGGATCCGATCGCCGGATTCGAGCGTCGCGCGTCGACGGCGGGCGGACGCCGTTGGCCGATGCATTGCTTGAGCTCCGCTCCGGGCTCGCGTAGGATGGCGCGCCCCGGCCGGAGAAGCGCTCCGGCCGATACAGGCTCCTTGCCTCACCGCGGTGGCGCTCGGCTTCGGCTCCGAGCGGCCGGTCGGGAGGCTGCCAAACCGAGAGGAGTTCGATGCGACACTACGAGATCGTGTTCTTGGTCCATCCGGACCAGAGCGAGCAAGTGCCCGCCATGATGGAGCGCTATCGAAGCATGATCGAGGGCGCCGGCGGCAAGATTCATCGCCAGGAAGACTGGGGGCGGCGACAGCTCGCGCATTCCATCGCGAAAGTTCACAAGGCGCACTACCTGCTGCTCAACATCGAGTGCGACAAGGCGACGCTCGACGAGCTGATCGGCGCGTTCCGCTTCAGCGACGCGGTGCTTCGCCATCTCGTGATCAAGCGCGACCGCGCGATCACGGAGCCGTCGCCGATGGCCAAGGCGCAGGAAGAGGAGAAGACCCGCGATTCGCAAGGAGCGGCGCGCGGCGGCCGCCAGCGTGACTCGGAGGAGGAAGGCGACGGCGGCCGGCCTGCGGCACGCTCGTCGTCGGCGAGCGAGGCCCCCGCGGAGCGGCGCGACGAGGGCGCGGCCGAGCGGGCCGAATAGCGGATTCGCGGGATCGAGGAGACAGTCATGGCACGTTATTTCCGGCGCAAGAAGTTTTGCCGCTTCACTGCGGAAGGCGTCGAGGAGATC harbors:
- the rlmB gene encoding 23S rRNA (guanosine(2251)-2'-O)-methyltransferase RlmB; the protein is MSTLVYGLHAVRGLLASRPESIRRAKVQKGASTERLGEIEAALESLGIQVERVDRRELDRLTGGGTHQGVVVEATAGGELPLAQFEELVVTRGSALRVLVLDGVEDPRNLGACLRTADAAGIDAVVVPRSRAAKLTPAAVKAATGAAETVPVLRAPNLARVLRWMKAAGVRLVGAEAGGRPLFDTALAPPLALVLGGEGRGLRPLTRELCDELVAIPMHGAVESLNVSVAAAVLMYELARQSPVERPRR
- the rnr gene encoding ribonuclease R; protein product: MARRERHERDDRERRYEHPIPSRDEICSAMEQAEGPMTLQALARRFGIKGDAHSRALENRLKAMVRDGQLIRNRAREFCLTRRLDLVTGVVLAHRDGYGFLRPDDGSDDVYLPPRDMRALWDGDRVAVRVSEGRRGQREGRVVDVLERAKTTLVGHFHTERGIDYVLEEGESRTEVLIARGQRGGARPGDLVHVEIVQHPTEHSLAIGRVIKVVGGLDQPGIETEVAILAHGIPSEWPEAVVAAAEALPDHVPARAKRDREDLRSVPLVTIDGEDAKDFDDAVYCEPHGDGWKLLVAIADVSHYVEPGTALDREAQARGTSVYFPDRVVPMLPEELSNGLCSLNPHVDRLCFACEMIVSSQGQVKRSRFFRAVMRSAARLTYKESAALLDAPKPRGPHAKLHPGLLHLRDVYRAFARARRRRGSIDFDLPETKIELDENGKVRAIHPVERLETHRLIEECMIAANVEAAKRIRKAHLPSLYRVHEGPDAEKLEELTLFLASFGFKLPPPGKLTPKDIARVFEHVAGKPEAELVETVVLRSMKQARYQPRNVGHFGLGLGAYAHFTSPIRRYPDLLVHRAIRWSLEHSSPKGYPYSLPEMEQLGERCSRAERRADEAVWDVEEQLKCLYMSTRVGEDFRVIVSGVAPFGLFVRVPELKIDGLVHVTSLPRDYYHRDPAGTRLSGERTGVTYGLTDTMHVRLVRADVEERKIDFVPIERAAAAEEAEPETRRRRAGLRRRSR
- the rpsF gene encoding 30S ribosomal protein S6, with product MRHYEIVFLVHPDQSEQVPAMMERYRSMIEGAGGKIHRQEDWGRRQLAHSIAKVHKAHYLLLNIECDKATLDELIGAFRFSDAVLRHLVIKRDRAITEPSPMAKAQEEEKTRDSQGAARGGRQRDSEEEGDGGRPAARSSSASEAPAERRDEGAAERAE